Proteins co-encoded in one Arachis stenosperma cultivar V10309 chromosome 7, arast.V10309.gnm1.PFL2, whole genome shotgun sequence genomic window:
- the LOC130940151 gene encoding probable glutathione S-transferase, with the protein MADEVTLLDFWPSPFGMRLRIALAEKGIKYEYKDEDLRNKSPLLLKMNPVHKKIPVLIHNGKPICESLIAVQYIDEVWSDRSPLLPSDPYQRAQARFWADFVDKKIYDAGRKVWTLKGEEQEAGKKEFLDALKLLEDQLGDKPYFGGDNIGYVDVSLVPFYSWFKAYETFGNINIEKECPKFIAWAKRCLQKESVSSSLPDQNKVYDFIVEMRKKFGLE; encoded by the exons ATGGCAGATGAGGTAACTCTACTTGATTTCTGGCCAAGCCCTTTTGGGATGAGGTTAAGAATAGCACTTGCTGAAAAGGGTATCAAGTATGAGTACAAAGATGAGGACTTGAGGAACAAGAGCCCTCTGTTGCTGAAAATGAACCCTGTTCATAAGAAAATCCCAGTTCTTATTCACAATGGAAAACCCATTTGTGAGTCTCTAATTGCTGTTCAATATATTGATGAAGTATGGAGTGATAGATCTCCTTTGTTGCCTTCTGATCCTTATCAAAGAGCTCAGGCTAGGTTCTGGGCTGATTTTGTCGACAAGAAG ATTTATGATGCTGGAAGGAAGGTATGGACACTGAAAGGAGAAGAACAAGAAGCTGGGAAGAAAGAGTTCTTGGATGCCCTTAAACTCTTGGAGGATCAACTTGGTGACAAGCCCTATTTTGGAGGTGACAACATTGGTTATGTTGATGTGTCACTTGTTCCATTCTACAGCTGGTTCAAGGCATATGAGACATTTGGCAACATCAACATAGAAAAAGAGTGTCCCAAATTCATTGCTTGGGCCAAGAGGTGTCTTCAGAAGGAAAGTGTCTCTAGTTCACTCCCTGATCAAAACAAAGTCTATGATTTCATTGTTGAGATGAGAAAGAAGTTTGGTTTAGAGTGA